One window of Bos javanicus breed banteng chromosome 1, ARS-OSU_banteng_1.0, whole genome shotgun sequence genomic DNA carries:
- the GP5 gene encoding platelet glycoprotein V, protein MLRSALLCAALWLLRAQPFPCPPTCRCAFRDAAQCSRGTVAGIAALGLPTNLTHILLFQMGRGTLQNNSFSDMTVLQRLLLSDSHVSAIAPGTFNDPIKLKTLRLSRNKITHLPSALLDNLVLLEQLFLDGNELKSLDQNLFQKLVHLQELFLNQNQLAFLPASLFTHLGNLKLLDLSGNNLTHLPEGLFGVQVKLQKLLLHSNRLASLESGLLDSLRALTELQLHTNHLRSIVPGAFDRLRSLSSLTLSENRLEFLPSALFLHSHNLTFLTLSENPLEELPKVLFGEIGGLRELRLKSTQLRTLPAAAFLNLTGLRVLEVSLSPRLSALPEDAFRGLGELQVLALSSTGLASLPAGLLRGLCRLRHVSLRSNRLRALPSALFRNLSSLEEVQLDHNQLETLPGDAFEALPRLAGVLLGHNPWRCDCGLGPFLAWLRRHAGLVGRAEPPRCHGPGPHAGRLLWTLQVGDLGCPRSESWTRPVAEGQSQDHSLFWGLYFLLLAAQALITGIIVFAMIKLCRLFRKLITELWFEAVRKPCN, encoded by the coding sequence ATGCTGAGGAGCGCTCTGCTATGCGCGGCGCTCTGGCTCCTGCGCGCGCAGCCCTTTCCCTGCCCACCCACCTGCAGGTGCGCCTTCCGCGACGCCGCGCAGTGCTCGCGCGGCACGGTGGCCGGCATCGCCGCGCTCGGCCTGCCCACCAACCTCACGCACATCTTGCTCTTCCAAATGGGCCGCGGCACCTTGCAGAACAACAGCTTCAGTGACATGACCGTCCTGCAGCGCCTGTTGCTGTCCGACAGCCACGTTTCCGCCATTGCCCCGGGCACGTTCAACGACCCTATAAAACTTAAAACCCTGAGGTTATCGCGCAACAAGATCACTCATCTCCCAAGCGCACTGTTGGATAACCTGGTGCTCCTGGAACAGTTGTTTCTGGACGGcaatgaactaaagagccttgacCAAAACCTGTTTCAGAAACTGGTTCACCTGCAGGAGCTCTTTCTGAACCAAAACCAACTCGCTTTCCTGCCTGCTAGCCTCTTCACACACCTGGGGAACCTGAAATTGTTGGATTTATCGGGAAACAATTTGACCCACCTGCCCGAGGGGTTGTTTGGGGTCCAGGTTAAGCTTCAGAAGCTTCTGCTCCACTCGAACCGGCTGGCCTCTCTGGAGTCGGGGCTGTTGGACAGCCTGCGCGCCCTGACGGAGCTGCAGCTCCACACCAATCACCTCCGTTCCATCGTCCCCGGAGCCTTCGACCGGCTGCGAAGCCTGAGCTCCTTGACCCTTTCCGAAAACCGCCTCGAgttcctgccctctgccctctttcTTCATTCGCACAATCTGACCTTCCTGACCCTGTCTGAGAACCCGCTGGAGGAACTCCCTAAGGTGCTCTTCGGGGAGATAGGCGGCCTGCGGGAGCTGAGGCTGAAAAGCACCCAGCTGCGCACCCTGCCGGCCGCCGCCTTCCTCAACCTCACTGGCCTGCGCGTCCTGGAGGTGTCGCTGAGCCCGAGGCTGAGCGCGCTCCCGGAGGACGCCTTCCGAGGCCTCGGCGAGCTGCAGGTGCTCGCCCTGAGCTCCACAGGCCTGGCCTCCCTCCCCGCCGGCCTGCTCCGCGGCCTCTGCAGGCTGCGCCACGTGTCGCTGCGCAGCAATCGGCTGCGCGCCTTACCCAGCGCTCTCTTCCGCAACCTCAGCAGCCTGGAGGAGGTCCAGCTCGACCACAACCAGCTGGAGACCCTGCCGGGCGACGCGTTTGAAGCTCTGCCCCGGCTGGCGGGGGTCCTGCTGGGACACAATCCCTGGCGCTGCGACTGTGGCCTGGGGCCGTTCCTGGCGTGGCTGCGGCGGCACGCGGGCCTCGTGGGTCGAGCCGAGCCCCCGCGGTGTCACGGGCCCGGGCCGCACGCCGGCCGACTGCTCTGGACCCTGCAGGTCGGCGACCTCGGCTGCCCGCGCTCCGAGTCGTGGACCCGGCCGGTGGCTGAGGGCCAAAGTCAGGACCATAGCCTGTTCTGGGgtctttattttctgcttttagcTGCTCAGGCCCTAATTACCGGGATCATTGTGTTTGCGATGATTAAACTCTGCAGGCTCTTTCGGAAATTAATCACAGAGCTCTGGTTTGAGGCGGTGAGAAAACCTTGCAATTAA